A single Phormidium ambiguum IAM M-71 DNA region contains:
- a CDS encoding pentapeptide repeat-containing protein: MRFFHLATLGLIAPLFLSNPVQAFDPIHVQKLLSTGECSGCDLSGADLRGAHLIGADLREANLKGANLTDANLEGADLSGANLMGANLTEAFLTNADMRQTNLDGVNFAQATINDANVYGASMNDLNITNATIYNTAIGVGGEDLEDYKGWP; this comes from the coding sequence ATGAGATTCTTTCATTTAGCGACATTAGGCTTAATCGCACCCCTATTTTTAAGTAACCCAGTGCAGGCTTTTGACCCAATTCATGTACAAAAATTACTCTCAACCGGGGAATGTTCTGGCTGTGATTTGTCAGGCGCAGATTTGAGAGGCGCACATTTAATTGGTGCTGATTTGAGAGAAGCAAATTTGAAAGGCGCTAATCTCACAGATGCCAATTTGGAAGGAGCAGATTTATCTGGCGCTAATTTAATGGGCGCTAATTTAACAGAAGCTTTTCTGACTAACGCTGATATGCGCCAAACTAATCTTGATGGCGTAAATTTTGCTCAAGCAACTATCAATGATGCGAATGTTTATGGCGCATCAATGAACGATTTAAACATTACCAATGCTACTATCTACAACACAGCAATTGGTGTTGGTGGTGAAGATTTAGAAGATTATAAAGGTTGGCCATAA